From the genome of Vicia villosa cultivar HV-30 ecotype Madison, WI linkage group LG2, Vvil1.0, whole genome shotgun sequence, one region includes:
- the LOC131646766 gene encoding D-2-hydroxyglutarate dehydrogenase, mitochondrial, translated as MMNRYSRDTLRFLSRFHHHQQQNPSLLPSQFTSVTAFHEDSPQLQRNVVPGENKGFSFFNPLGNSLRNEQLGGGNTFGIHQKCCYGSMGGVVQRSSRFSELNDDDVRYFQEILGTKNVVQDEDKLGAANVDWMHKYKGSSKILLQPCNTDQVSEILKYCNSRNLAVVPQGGNTGLVGGSVPVFDEVIVSLSLMNKIISFDKVSGILVCEAGCILENLMSFLDNEGFIMPLDLGAKGSCQIGGNVSTNAGGLRLVRYGSLHGSVLGVEAVLANGTVLDMLKTLRKDNTGYDLKHLFIGSEGSLGIVTKVSILTPPKLSSVNVALLACKDYSSCQKLLQEAKRKLGEILSAFEFLDSQSMDLVTSHLDGARNPFPDSQHDFYVLIETTGSDESSDKQKLEAFLLGSMENELIADGVLAQDINQASTFWHIREGISEALMKAGAVYKYDLSIPLENLYNVVEEMRSRLGDSANVIGYGHLGDGNLHLNVSVPKYDDKILSQIEPFVYEWTSKHRGSISAEHGVGLMKANEIYYSQSRETVQVMSSIKSLMDPNHILNPYKVLPHSITS; from the exons atgatgaatcgtTATAGCAGAGACACACTTCGCTTTCTCTCACGCTTCCATCATCACCAACAACAAAACCCATCTCTTCTCCCTTCTCAATTCACCTCAGTAACAGCTTTTCATGAAGATTCCCCACAATTACAGCGCAATGTTGTTCCTGGTGAAAATAAAGGTTTCTCTTTTTTCAACCCGCTGGGGAATTCCTTGAGAAATGAGCAATTGGGTGGTGGAAACACGTTTGGAATTCATCAGAAATGTTGTTATGGTTCAATGGGTGGAGTGGTTCAGAGGAGCTCCAGATTCTCGgagttgaatgatgatgatgttagaTACTTTCAAGAGATTTTGGGGACGAAGAATGTTGTGCAGGATGAAGATAAGCTCGGTGCTGCTAATGTTGATTGGATGCATAAGTATAAAGGGTCCAGTAAGATTCTTCTGCAGCCATGCAACACTGATCAG GTTTCTGAGATTCTTAAGTACTGTAACTCCAGAAACCTGGCTGTTGTTCCTCAAGGTGGAAACACTGGTCTTGTAGGTGGAAGTGTACCTGTCTTTGATGAA GTGATTGTTAGTCTTAGTTTAATGAACAAGATCATATCTTTTGACAAG GTTAGTGGAATACTGGTATGTGAAGCTGGGTGCATATTGGAAAATCTCATGTCATTCCTGGACAATGAAGG ATTTATTATGCCCCTAGACTTAGGTGCTAAAGGGAGTTGCCAGATTGGCGGAAATGTTTCAACTAATGCCGGTGGTTTGCGTCTTGTTCGTTATGGATCTCTTCATGGAAGTGTACTTG GTGTTGAAGCTGTTCTAGCAAATGGCACTGTACTTGACATGCTTAAGACATTGCGCAAAGATAATACTGGCTATGATTTGAAACATCTATTTATAG GAAGTGAAGGTTCCTTGGGAATTGTAACCAAGGTTTCAATACTTACGCCACCGAAGTTATCTTCAGTTAATGTGGCTCTTCTTGCTTGCAAAGATTATAGCTCTTGCCAG AAACTACTACAAGAAGCAAAAAGGAAACTCGGGGAGATTTTATCTGCATTTGAATTTTTGGACAGCCAGTCTATGGACTTG GTTACAAGTCACCTGGATGGTGCTCGGAATCCATTTCCTGATTCGCAGCATGACTTTTATGTTTTGATCGAGACAACCGGCAGTGATGAATCTTCGGACAA ACAAAAGCTTGAAGCATTTCTACTTGGCTCCATGGAAAATGAATTGATAGCTGATGGCGTCCTTGCACAAGACATAAATCAAGCATCTACTTTTTGGCATATACGCGAG GGTATATCAGAGGCATTGATGAAAGCAGGAGCTGTTTACAAGTATGATTTATCGATACCTCTTGAAAATCTATACAATGTTGTCGAAGAAATGCGCTCTAGACTAG GTGATTCTGCCAACGTAATCGGATATGGTCACCTTGGAGATGGTAATCTGCATTTAAACGTTTCCGTTCCGAAGTACGACGACAAG attttgtcaCAAATTGAGCCTTTTGTATATGAATGGACGTCTAAGCACCGAGGAAGTATTAGCGCAGAACATGGCGTAGGACTAATGAAAGCTAACGAGATTTACTACAGCCAGTCGCGTGAAACG GTGCAAGTGATGAGTTCAATCAAGAGTTTGATGGATCCTAATCACATACTCAACCCATATAAAGTTCTTCCTCACTCAATCACTTCATAA